A stretch of Thermoplasmatales archaeon DNA encodes these proteins:
- a CDS encoding replication factor C large subunit produces the protein MNWTEKYRPKSLKDIVGNSEAISELKKWAEGWKNNIPEKKAVILYGKPGVGKTSTAHALANDFGWYVIELNASDERNRNVIEEVALAGAVNEAIGYGFEGWREGVKKLIIFDEADNLYEREGDFGGKGAIIETIKKSKQPIVIIVNDLYELFKNAEELKKICNLIEFKKIRNDEIVGLLKKICIGEGINCDENVLYTIANRSGGDLRSAINDLQSISYGRRVGKEMLSCLGYRDRETGIFEGIRNILEAREMRIAIKILREIDETPENLIIWIDENLPHLLHLSDLKDAYHYLSRADIFLGRKWKRQYYGMWSYASDLMSGGVAIARKKELKSRACYFPRWLKEMSKSKAIRRAKLSAAKKIGEKIHASSKKTVEIVEILKNLLLSDEGIKILSKFELSEDEISAILSVNKERAKEIYENIKKYEMKSKQSFLFQF, from the coding sequence ATGAACTGGACAGAAAAATACAGACCCAAAAGTTTAAAAGATATTGTTGGTAATTCAGAGGCAATTTCTGAATTAAAAAAATGGGCTGAGGGATGGAAAAATAATATACCAGAAAAAAAAGCTGTCATATTATATGGTAAACCAGGTGTTGGAAAAACATCCACTGCACATGCTCTTGCAAATGACTTTGGGTGGTATGTAATAGAGTTAAATGCAAGTGATGAGAGGAATAGGAATGTTATCGAGGAGGTTGCGCTGGCGGGCGCGGTGAATGAGGCGATTGGTTACGGGTTTGAAGGGTGGAGGGAGGGAGTAAAAAAACTGATTATTTTTGATGAGGCAGATAATTTATATGAGAGGGAGGGTGATTTTGGAGGGAAAGGGGCGATAATAGAGACAATAAAGAAAAGCAAACAGCCGATAGTGATTATAGTAAATGATCTTTATGAACTTTTTAAGAATGCTGAGGAGCTAAAAAAGATTTGCAATTTAATTGAATTTAAGAAGATAAGAAACGATGAAATTGTAGGCTTGCTAAAAAAAATTTGTATTGGGGAAGGAATAAACTGCGATGAAAATGTGCTTTATACGATAGCAAACCGTAGCGGAGGAGATTTAAGGAGCGCAATAAATGATTTGCAATCAATATCTTATGGCAGGAGAGTTGGAAAGGAAATGCTTTCCTGCTTGGGATACAGGGATAGAGAAACTGGTATTTTTGAAGGAATCAGAAATATTTTGGAGGCAAGAGAAATGAGGATTGCTATAAAAATTTTGAGGGAAATTGATGAAACACCCGAGAATTTAATAATATGGATAGATGAAAATTTGCCCCATTTGCTTCATCTTTCAGATTTAAAAGATGCTTATCACTATCTCTCCAGGGCAGACATATTTCTGGGCAGGAAATGGAAAAGGCAGTATTATGGAATGTGGAGCTATGCAAGCGATTTGATGAGTGGGGGTGTTGCAATTGCAAGAAAAAAAGAATTAAAAAGCAGGGCATGCTATTTTCCTCGCTGGCTGAAGGAAATGTCAAAAAGCAAAGCCATCAGGCGGGCAAAGCTAAGCGCAGCAAAAAAAATAGGAGAAAAAATTCATGCATCATCTAAAAAAACAGTTGAAATTGTTGAAATTTTAAAAAATTTATTGCTGAGCGATGAAGGGATAAAAATACTTTCAAAATTTGAATTGAGCGAAGATGAAATTTCTGCAATCCTGAGTGTAAATAAAGAAAGAGCAAAAGAGATATATGAAAATATTAAAAAATATGAAATGAAGAGCAAGCAATCATTTCTTTTCCAGTTTTAG
- the trxB gene encoding thioredoxin-disulfide reductase has product MDYEIAIIGAGPSGCAAGIYAGRGGAHAVVYDKGMGGGLAINSPKIENYPGFLSIGGMELMEKMKEHASQYAEMKLFEEVKDIKIDEEIEVITDRGKYSVKAVIICTGTQPRKLNVKGEEKFTGRGVSYCATCDGFFFKGKKVAVVGGGNSAIIEAIYLSNIGADVSVIHRRDELRAEKIIEKEAREKGINFVWNSVVDEIIGNDKVEGIKIRDVKTNEIKEMSIDGIFVSIGEEPNNEIAKKIGLALDEHGFIKADDMGRTSIDRIFAAGDITGGVRQIVVAVSQGAKAAISAMKAIGKRSIWDL; this is encoded by the coding sequence ATGGATTACGAAATCGCTATAATTGGGGCGGGTCCGTCTGGCTGTGCGGCTGGCATTTACGCTGGCAGAGGGGGGGCGCATGCTGTTGTTTATGACAAGGGAATGGGTGGGGGGCTTGCGATAAATTCGCCGAAAATAGAAAATTATCCTGGTTTTTTAAGCATAGGTGGCATGGAGTTGATGGAGAAAATGAAGGAGCATGCTTCCCAGTATGCTGAGATGAAATTATTTGAAGAGGTAAAGGATATAAAAATTGATGAGGAAATTGAAGTTATAACTGATAGAGGAAAATACTCTGTTAAGGCGGTTATAATATGCACTGGGACACAGCCAAGAAAATTGAATGTGAAGGGAGAGGAAAAATTTACTGGGAGGGGAGTTAGTTATTGTGCTACCTGTGATGGCTTCTTTTTTAAAGGTAAAAAAGTTGCAGTTGTTGGCGGGGGAAACAGTGCAATAATAGAGGCAATATATCTCAGCAATATAGGGGCTGATGTAAGCGTAATCCACAGGAGAGATGAATTAAGAGCGGAAAAAATAATTGAAAAGGAAGCAAGAGAAAAGGGAATAAATTTTGTATGGAATAGTGTTGTTGATGAAATAATTGGAAACGATAAGGTTGAGGGAATTAAAATAAGGGATGTTAAAACAAATGAAATAAAGGAAATGAGCATAGATGGAATTTTTGTTTCTATAGGCGAGGAGCCAAATAATGAGATTGCAAAAAAAATTGGCTTGGCTCTGGATGAGCATGGCTTCATAAAGGCGGATGACATGGGAAGAACAAGCATTGATAGAATTTTCGCAGCGGGCGACATTACAGGGGGGGTGAGGCAGATAGTTGTTGCTGTTTCGCAGGGCGCAAAGGCGGCGATATCTGCGATGAAAGCTATAGGGAAAAGAAGTATATGGGACTTATAG